One genomic segment of Methylocystis sp. SC2 includes these proteins:
- a CDS encoding glycosyltransferase family 1 protein: MQEKIEAYLLEEMHRELSEFEQYDVDPRTRFIYVRALEFYWTLSRLFGLGRLHDGRWRKPDAAKAQALRTPLEGDIPTPAARDRLLIDMTATHRFRGHTGVQRVVREIARACVESGEALPVYLEDGRLYGHFKHDNLPDAVELQSGDKLLLLDSGWGFVEEYPPLLSAAHDAGAEVVGCLYDLIPLRYPAATAPKNSAPFVPWFNDVLMRCDAIVCISHSVALDLAAYMGEERLAPPANMRIGWWPLGADFRASAEKAPSRAAERIASAPTPFFISVGTLEPRKAYPIALDAFETLWAQGCDARYVIAGRCGWNTRALQRRIREHAEFNRKLFWLDNASDVDLAYLYPRARALIFPSFAEGFGMPLTEAAYYGTRAIASDIPVLREIGGEGHVYFDLLDSHSLATHVRAELAVKKAPHRMSFVSWRASADALAGMLRDDAYQIDAEAARLLSSKNAAVEVGQ; this comes from the coding sequence ATGCAGGAAAAGATCGAAGCCTATCTGCTGGAGGAAATGCATCGCGAGTTGAGCGAATTCGAGCAGTATGACGTCGATCCGCGCACGCGTTTCATTTACGTGAGGGCGCTGGAGTTCTATTGGACGCTCTCGCGCCTCTTTGGTCTTGGCCGCCTGCATGACGGGCGCTGGCGCAAGCCGGATGCGGCGAAAGCGCAGGCGCTGCGCACGCCGCTTGAGGGCGACATCCCGACGCCGGCCGCGCGCGATCGTCTGCTCATCGACATGACCGCGACGCATCGCTTTCGCGGCCACACGGGCGTCCAGCGCGTCGTGCGCGAAATCGCCCGCGCCTGCGTTGAAAGCGGCGAAGCGCTTCCGGTCTATCTTGAAGACGGTCGGCTCTACGGACATTTCAAACACGACAATTTGCCCGACGCGGTTGAACTGCAATCGGGCGACAAACTGCTCTTGCTCGATTCAGGATGGGGCTTCGTCGAGGAATATCCGCCGCTCTTGAGCGCGGCGCATGATGCCGGCGCCGAAGTCGTCGGCTGCCTCTATGACCTTATTCCGCTACGTTACCCGGCCGCCACGGCGCCGAAAAACAGCGCTCCCTTTGTTCCCTGGTTTAACGATGTTCTGATGCGCTGTGATGCGATCGTCTGCATCTCGCACAGCGTGGCGCTGGATCTTGCGGCATATATGGGTGAGGAGCGTCTTGCGCCCCCCGCCAACATGCGGATCGGCTGGTGGCCGCTTGGCGCGGATTTTCGCGCGAGCGCTGAGAAAGCGCCCTCGAGAGCAGCTGAGCGCATCGCTTCAGCGCCGACGCCGTTCTTCATCAGCGTCGGCACGCTCGAGCCGCGAAAGGCGTATCCCATCGCTCTGGACGCATTCGAAACGCTTTGGGCGCAAGGGTGCGATGCGCGTTATGTGATCGCTGGCCGCTGTGGCTGGAACACACGCGCGTTACAACGCCGTATCCGCGAACACGCGGAATTCAACCGGAAGCTCTTTTGGCTTGATAACGCCAGCGACGTCGATCTTGCATATCTTTATCCGCGCGCCCGGGCGCTGATTTTTCCCTCTTTCGCCGAGGGGTTCGGCATGCCGCTGACGGAAGCCGCATATTATGGGACGCGCGCCATCGCGAGCGACATTCCGGTGCTGCGTGAAATTGGCGGCGAGGGCCATGTCTATTTCGACCTGCTCGATTCCCATTCGCTCGCAACGCATGTGCGAGCCGAACTGGCCGTAAAGAAGGCGCCTCACAGGATGTCATTCGTCAGTTGGCGGGCTTCGGCTGACGCCTTGGCTGGCATGTTGCGGGACGACGCCTATCAAATCGACGCCGAAGCGGCGCGACTCCTGTCATCCAAGAACGCCGCCGTGGAGGTAGGGCAGTGA
- a CDS encoding adenylosuccinate synthase — MANVAVVGAQWGDEGKGKIVDWLSLEADVVVRFQGGHNAGHTLVIDGVTYKLALLPSGIVRPGKLSVIGNGVVVDPHFLVGEIDRLREQGVEISPMNLKIAENAPLILSLHRELDAHREEAGGGAKIGTTKRGIGPAYEDKVGRRSIRLMDLAEPDLLDDKIARALAHHDPLRRGLGLPPVDPRALREELLSVAPRILPFMDAVWELLEDNRRAGKRILFEGAQGVLLDVDHGTYPYVTSSNTVAASAASGSGLGPGAIGYVLGIAKAYTTRVGGGPFPTELHDEIGQLIGDRGREFGTNTGRRRRCGWFDAVLTRQAVKTSGINGVALTKLDILDGFDEIKICTHYTLDGKRIERLPASQAAQARVQPIYESFPGWRESTSGARSWAHLPAQAIKYVRRVEELIEAPVALLSTSPERGDTILVHNPFQD; from the coding sequence ATGGCGAATGTGGCGGTGGTCGGCGCCCAGTGGGGCGACGAGGGCAAGGGCAAAATCGTCGACTGGCTGTCGCTTGAAGCCGACGTCGTCGTGCGCTTTCAGGGCGGTCATAACGCCGGGCACACGCTCGTCATCGACGGCGTGACCTATAAGCTCGCGCTGCTGCCCTCGGGCATCGTGCGGCCCGGCAAGCTTTCCGTCATCGGCAATGGCGTCGTCGTCGATCCGCATTTCCTCGTCGGCGAGATCGACCGGCTGCGCGAGCAGGGCGTCGAGATTTCGCCGATGAATCTCAAGATCGCGGAAAACGCGCCGCTGATCCTTTCGCTGCATCGCGAACTCGACGCGCATCGCGAGGAGGCCGGCGGCGGCGCGAAGATCGGCACCACCAAGCGCGGCATCGGACCCGCCTATGAGGACAAGGTCGGGCGCCGCTCGATCCGCCTCATGGATCTCGCCGAGCCCGATCTGCTCGATGACAAGATCGCGCGCGCGCTCGCGCATCACGATCCGCTGCGGCGGGGCCTCGGCCTGCCCCCGGTCGATCCTCGCGCCTTGCGCGAGGAGCTGCTGTCCGTCGCGCCGCGCATTCTGCCGTTCATGGATGCGGTGTGGGAGCTGCTCGAGGACAATCGCCGCGCCGGCAAGCGCATCCTCTTCGAGGGCGCGCAGGGCGTGCTGCTCGATGTCGACCACGGCACCTATCCTTACGTGACATCGTCCAACACCGTCGCCGCGTCGGCCGCGAGCGGCTCGGGACTCGGTCCCGGCGCCATCGGCTATGTGCTTGGCATCGCCAAGGCCTATACGACGCGCGTCGGCGGCGGCCCATTTCCGACCGAACTTCACGACGAGATCGGCCAATTGATCGGCGATCGCGGCCGCGAATTCGGCACCAACACCGGACGGCGACGGCGCTGCGGCTGGTTCGACGCCGTGTTGACGCGACAGGCGGTGAAGACGTCCGGCATTAACGGCGTCGCGCTGACGAAGCTCGACATTCTCGACGGTTTCGACGAGATCAAAATCTGCACGCATTACACGCTCGACGGCAAGCGCATCGAGCGTCTGCCGGCGTCGCAAGCGGCGCAGGCGCGGGTGCAGCCGATTTATGAGAGCTTCCCCGGCTGGAGGGAATCGACGAGCGGCGCGCGCTCCTGGGCGCATCTGCCGGCGCAGGCGATCAAATATGTGCGTCGCGTCGAGGAGCTGATCGAGGCGCCGGTCGCTCTGCTCTCGACGAGTCCCGAACGCGGCGACACGATCCTCGTGCACAATCCGTTTCAGGATTGA
- a CDS encoding DUF2892 domain-containing protein, producing the protein MPTTVARVAQNTDEDINRAIRKETQARLSHFAKHPDKIDERLEELDREWDIERALEANASSIALVGLALGLTSDRRWLALPVLVSGFLLQHALQGWCPPLPLLRRLGLRTAEEIGQERNALKALRGDFDKVKKAGNRVQEAARAAGLGCEMQGRTVH; encoded by the coding sequence ATGCCGACCACGGTCGCCCGCGTCGCACAAAACACCGATGAAGACATCAATCGCGCCATCCGCAAGGAAACGCAGGCGCGGCTGTCTCACTTCGCCAAACACCCGGACAAGATCGACGAGCGCTTGGAGGAGCTCGACCGGGAGTGGGACATCGAGCGCGCGCTCGAGGCCAATGCATCTTCCATAGCGCTCGTCGGACTTGCGCTCGGCTTGACGTCGGATCGTCGCTGGCTGGCGCTGCCGGTTCTCGTCAGCGGCTTTCTGCTCCAGCACGCGCTGCAGGGCTGGTGCCCGCCACTGCCTCTCTTGCGTCGGTTGGGCCTGCGAACGGCGGAGGAGATCGGCCAGGAACGCAACGCGCTCAAGGCGCTGCGCGGCGATTTCGACAAGGTGAAAAAGGCCGGCAACAGGGTGCAGGAGGCGGCGCGCGCCGCCGGACTTGGCTGCGAGATGCAGGGACGCACCGTGCATTAA
- the rlmH gene encoding 23S rRNA (pseudouridine(1915)-N(3))-methyltransferase RlmH, translating into MKLGLICVGRLKAGPERELFARYAERVRSLRRLGLEGLELKEIDESRASASAERASREAMELLAALPAEARLAAFDERGRAETSAAFAQFIVSERDRGCKALWFAIGGAEGLDESVRARAAAVFSFGAMTLPHQLARILAAEQIYRAMTILSGHPYHRG; encoded by the coding sequence ATGAAACTGGGACTGATCTGCGTCGGCCGCCTCAAGGCGGGTCCCGAGAGAGAGCTTTTCGCGCGCTACGCCGAACGCGTCCGCTCCCTGCGGCGGCTGGGCCTCGAAGGTCTCGAACTCAAGGAAATCGACGAGAGCAGGGCCTCCGCCAGCGCCGAGCGGGCGTCGCGCGAAGCGATGGAACTGCTTGCGGCGCTGCCCGCCGAAGCGCGGCTTGCGGCGTTCGACGAACGGGGCAGGGCGGAGACCAGCGCAGCCTTCGCGCAATTCATCGTCTCCGAGCGCGACAGGGGCTGCAAGGCGCTATGGTTCGCCATCGGCGGCGCCGAAGGCCTCGACGAAAGCGTGCGCGCCCGAGCGGCCGCCGTCTTCTCCTTCGGCGCGATGACGCTGCCGCATCAGCTGGCGCGCATTCTCGCGGCCGAGCAGATTTATCGGGCGATGACGATCCTGTCCGGCCATCCGTACCATCGGGGATGA
- the rsfS gene encoding ribosome silencing factor, whose product MRVATLSTGVHPGAAPGPLRPEIGASAQLTGSIVQKVFASLDETKAEDIVSIDLRGKTALADDMIIATGRSTVHVGAIADKAIKALKAAGVIAPRVEGLSQCDWVLIDAGDVIVHIFRPEVRQFYNLEKMWGGDRPLEIRLV is encoded by the coding sequence ATGAGGGTTGCAACGCTGTCGACAGGTGTTCATCCGGGTGCGGCTCCTGGTCCGCTCCGACCGGAAATTGGCGCAAGCGCCCAATTGACCGGCTCAATCGTGCAAAAGGTTTTCGCCAGCCTGGACGAAACCAAGGCCGAGGACATCGTCTCCATCGATCTGCGCGGAAAGACGGCGCTCGCCGATGACATGATCATCGCGACGGGCCGTTCGACCGTGCATGTCGGCGCTATCGCCGACAAGGCGATCAAGGCCCTCAAGGCCGCGGGCGTCATCGCGCCCCGCGTCGAGGGCCTGTCCCAGTGTGACTGGGTGCTGATCGACGCCGGCGACGTCATCGTCCACATCTTCCGTCCTGAGGTGCGCCAGTTCTACAATCTTGAAAAGATGTGGGGCGGCGACCGACCGCTGGAGATTCGCCTGGTCTGA
- a CDS encoding quinone oxidoreductase: MVKAIRVHQPGGPDALVMEDVDLPAPTADDVQIRHAAIGVNFIDVYRRTGAYPAEYPFIPGHEGAGEVIAVGENVKNFKVGDRVAYVGALGGYSEARNIAAGSVVHLPKSFSYEQGAVMMLKGLTAQYLLRRTFKVKKGHRVLVHAGAGGVGQILCQWANALGAKVIATVGSPEKAKIAEAAGAKHAILYREENFVERVRDLTKGKLCDVVYDGVGRATFPASLDCLKPFGMFVSFGSASGPIAAFDLGLLALKGSLYATRPSLFTHIARRRDYEEMMDDLVQAAKRGYVDLAEPARFPLADAAKVHEALESRATSGSMVLIP, encoded by the coding sequence ATGGTTAAGGCGATTCGCGTGCATCAGCCCGGCGGGCCGGATGCGCTCGTCATGGAAGACGTCGATCTGCCGGCTCCGACGGCCGACGACGTGCAAATCCGCCACGCCGCGATCGGCGTCAATTTCATCGACGTCTACCGCCGTACCGGCGCTTACCCGGCGGAATATCCGTTTATCCCCGGACATGAAGGCGCCGGCGAGGTGATCGCCGTCGGCGAGAATGTGAAGAACTTCAAGGTCGGGGATCGGGTCGCTTACGTCGGCGCGCTTGGCGGCTATTCGGAGGCGCGCAACATCGCCGCCGGCTCAGTGGTCCATCTGCCGAAATCCTTCAGCTATGAGCAAGGCGCGGTGATGATGCTGAAAGGGCTGACGGCGCAATATCTGCTGCGCCGGACGTTCAAGGTGAAGAAAGGCCATCGCGTTCTCGTCCACGCCGGCGCCGGCGGCGTTGGGCAGATCCTCTGCCAATGGGCGAACGCGCTCGGGGCGAAGGTCATCGCCACCGTCGGCTCTCCTGAAAAGGCGAAGATCGCGGAAGCCGCGGGCGCCAAGCACGCGATCCTCTATCGGGAGGAAAACTTCGTCGAGCGGGTGCGCGACTTGACCAAAGGCAAGCTGTGCGACGTCGTCTATGACGGCGTCGGACGCGCGACTTTTCCGGCTTCGCTCGATTGCCTGAAGCCGTTCGGCATGTTCGTGAGCTTCGGCTCGGCCTCCGGTCCGATTGCGGCTTTCGACCTCGGCCTTCTGGCGCTGAAAGGTTCGCTTTACGCGACCCGGCCCTCGCTCTTCACCCATATCGCGCGCCGCCGCGATTATGAGGAGATGATGGACGATCTCGTCCAAGCGGCGAAGCGCGGTTACGTGGACCTCGCCGAGCCGGCGCGGTTCCCGCTGGCCGACGCGGCCAAAGTGCATGAGGCGCTCGAATCACGCGCCACCAGCGGCTCCATGGTTCTAATTCCATGA
- a CDS encoding phosphatidylcholine/phosphatidylserine synthase, which translates to MTSSRLIGLSVHLFTASGAALGLIALFLAADGRFAAMFAWLGAALVVDAVDGTLARRFRVTETAPFIDGVALDLVVDFLNYVVTPLVALWRSGLLDPALAAPVCAAVCAGSALYFADRRMKTADYWFRGFPSLWNIVVFYLLVLRPTAAASLTLVLVTAAFMFVPVAFVHPLRVQRRRPITLVVTGVWGAAAIAALAQNLAAASFTVKAALVMTGCYFLALPLFREGGAIAKGEDDG; encoded by the coding sequence GTGACGTCTTCTCGCCTCATCGGCCTTTCCGTCCACCTGTTCACCGCGAGCGGCGCGGCGCTCGGCCTGATCGCGCTGTTCCTCGCGGCGGACGGCCGCTTTGCGGCGATGTTCGCCTGGCTTGGCGCGGCGCTCGTCGTGGACGCCGTCGACGGAACGTTGGCGCGGCGTTTCAGAGTGACGGAAACGGCGCCCTTCATCGACGGCGTCGCGCTCGACCTCGTCGTCGACTTTCTCAATTATGTCGTCACGCCGCTTGTGGCGCTGTGGCGCTCGGGCCTCTTGGATCCGGCGCTCGCCGCGCCCGTTTGCGCCGCGGTCTGCGCCGGTTCGGCGCTCTATTTCGCGGATCGGCGTATGAAAACGGCGGACTATTGGTTTCGCGGATTTCCGTCGCTGTGGAACATCGTGGTCTTCTATCTTCTCGTGCTGCGGCCGACGGCCGCCGCGAGTCTCACGCTGGTTCTCGTGACGGCGGCGTTCATGTTTGTTCCGGTGGCCTTTGTCCATCCGCTGCGCGTTCAGCGGCGACGACCGATAACGCTCGTCGTCACCGGCGTCTGGGGCGCGGCGGCCATCGCGGCGCTCGCACAGAATCTTGCGGCGGCCTCCTTCACGGTAAAGGCGGCTCTAGTCATGACGGGGTGCTATTTTCTGGCTTTGCCGCTTTTTCGCGAGGGCGGCGCGATCGCGAAAGGGGAAGATGATGGTTAA
- a CDS encoding FAD-dependent monooxygenase — MTAAHENIRSDILVAGAGATGLAAALAFARAGLKTALAGRIPPPLPGRTVALFESSVRFLDALGALERVRARGCAVEAIHMIDDTDQFLPVPELNLRAREIGLSALGVNVSNDDLVAILLDLCRGRSEIAFVDADIADYEFNGDGAVAILADGRRLQADFIVAADGRNSRARAVAGIDVKEWTYPQIALTMMLRHEFPHENVSTEYHTRSGPFTLVPLPAREDAPNRSSLVWLMSVADARRRLAKPREELEYEIEDFAKSELGAMRIEGDIGQFRMGGMQVSKHATGRLALVGETCHIFPPIGAQGLNLSLRDVADLEDCLASVDLKNPRELSRALARYDRHRRADIGFRTHGVDLLNRSLIIPYLPVDLLRGASFIAMAALGPLRRAVIREGVLPHLVLPRLMRRPAHKQNIAGAPHGRAGLRS; from the coding sequence ATGACAGCGGCGCACGAAAACATCAGATCCGACATTCTCGTCGCCGGCGCCGGCGCGACCGGCCTTGCAGCGGCGCTGGCCTTCGCGCGCGCGGGATTGAAGACGGCGCTCGCCGGGCGCATTCCGCCGCCGCTGCCCGGACGCACCGTCGCCTTGTTCGAATCATCCGTCCGATTTCTCGATGCGCTCGGCGCGCTGGAGCGCGTCAGAGCGCGCGGCTGCGCCGTCGAAGCCATTCACATGATCGACGACACCGATCAGTTTCTGCCGGTGCCGGAACTCAATCTGCGGGCGCGCGAAATCGGACTGTCGGCGCTCGGCGTCAATGTGTCGAACGACGACCTCGTCGCCATTCTACTGGATCTTTGTCGCGGCCGCTCCGAAATCGCGTTCGTCGACGCCGACATCGCCGATTACGAATTCAACGGCGACGGCGCCGTCGCCATTCTCGCAGACGGACGCCGGCTCCAGGCGGACTTCATCGTTGCGGCGGACGGGCGCAACAGCCGCGCCCGCGCGGTCGCCGGCATCGACGTGAAGGAATGGACCTATCCGCAGATCGCGCTCACCATGATGCTGCGCCACGAGTTTCCGCACGAAAATGTCTCGACGGAATATCATACGCGCTCGGGCCCTTTCACGCTGGTGCCCCTGCCCGCGCGAGAGGATGCGCCGAATCGTTCGAGCCTCGTCTGGCTGATGAGCGTCGCCGACGCGCGGCGGCGCCTCGCCAAGCCGCGGGAGGAGCTCGAATATGAAATCGAGGATTTCGCCAAGTCGGAACTCGGCGCGATGCGCATCGAAGGCGACATCGGGCAGTTCCGCATGGGCGGCATGCAGGTGTCGAAGCATGCGACAGGGCGCCTCGCGCTGGTCGGCGAGACCTGTCACATCTTTCCGCCGATCGGCGCGCAAGGACTGAATTTAAGTCTGCGCGACGTCGCGGATCTCGAGGATTGTCTCGCCAGCGTCGATCTCAAGAATCCGCGCGAATTGTCGCGGGCGCTGGCGCGCTACGATCGCCATCGGCGCGCCGACATCGGCTTCAGAACGCATGGCGTCGATCTGCTCAACCGCTCGCTGATCATTCCCTATCTGCCGGTGGATTTGCTGCGCGGCGCAAGCTTCATCGCGATGGCGGCGCTCGGGCCGCTGCGGCGCGCTGTCATTCGCGAGGGCGTGCTGCCGCATCTCGTGCTGCCGCGTCTGATGCGCCGGCCAGCGCACAAGCAAAATATCGCCGGCGCTCCGCACGGACGCGCCGGCCTGCGATCTTAA
- a CDS encoding Hsp20/alpha crystallin family protein produces the protein MGEQSKLPASRESTPASVFDWHPFESFRRQFDRLFDDFPSRRSLADFQPFDRLMSQLPATPPVDFVEKDGGYEITAELPGLDEKSVDVKLSNGVLSISGEKSEEKEEKKEGYYCSERRYGSFRRAFRLPEGVDADKITADFEKGVLKIKLPKTPESKQEEKKIEIAAK, from the coding sequence ATGGGCGAACAAAGCAAGCTGCCAGCGTCACGAGAGTCCACGCCGGCCAGCGTTTTCGACTGGCATCCTTTCGAATCCTTCCGGCGCCAGTTCGATCGGCTCTTTGACGACTTTCCGTCGCGTAGAAGCCTCGCCGACTTCCAGCCGTTCGACCGTCTGATGTCGCAGCTGCCGGCGACGCCGCCGGTCGATTTCGTCGAGAAGGACGGCGGATACGAGATCACCGCCGAACTGCCGGGGCTCGATGAGAAGAGCGTCGATGTGAAGCTGTCGAACGGCGTCTTGTCGATTTCCGGCGAGAAGAGCGAAGAAAAGGAAGAAAAGAAGGAGGGCTATTACTGCTCAGAGCGCCGATACGGTTCGTTCCGGCGCGCCTTCAGGCTTCCCGAAGGAGTCGACGCGGATAAAATCACTGCGGACTTTGAAAAGGGCGTGCTGAAAATCAAGCTGCCGAAAACGCCGGAATCCAAGCAGGAAGAAAAGAAGATCGAGATCGCAGCCAAGTAG
- the putA gene encoding bifunctional proline dehydrogenase/L-glutamate gamma-semialdehyde dehydrogenase PutA, producing MNRIDDRPAPFAAPYASPDESFAEAFLGSRPDAATQRLVEETALKLVRGIRAQRDPLGGVEDFLHEFSLSSREGLAVMALAEALLRVPDDATADQLLADKLAEGDFSHHETSSDALLVQACAFALGLSARIVDVREPRGVVADLARRLGLPALRAAARQAMRLMGAHFVFGETIEAAIRREQGRRERFSYDMLGEGARTAEDAERYFTAYAHAIRAIGDSAGTSRLPTRPGISIKLSALHPRYEAISRERVLRELPPRLLDLARLAKERDLVFTIDAEEGDRLELSLDVIARVVDDPSLSGWDGFGLAVQAYLKRAMAAIDYVASLAEANHRRFMVRLVKGAYWDSEIKRAQERGLADYPVFTRKTMTDLNFDACAARLFDQPRLFPQIATHNARSVAAVLTMAAGRRDFEFQRLHGMGESLYESLAEMSDAAVRIYAPVGPHRDLLAYLVRRLIENGANSSFVARAADPETPESALVADPYEALGAPNRARHPRLPSPSEIYLPLRANSKGVEFGDRTALAALVEETRAPVPPPCSRPSVAMRAPARPVLSPIDGAVVGEVIEADEAAAHAAVATAARAFPEWSRTPFEARARMIERAADLIEARRGPLISLLQSEGGKTLDDALAEVREAADLCRYYAGQARILCADMPLPGPTGETNFLRRHGRGVFVCISPWNFPLAIFIGQVAAALVAGNAVVAKPAEQTPLVAAMAVEVLREAGVPKDALQFAPGDGAIGAALVADPLTAGVVFTGSVDVAHRINRTLAERDGAIAPLIAETGGINAMIVDSTALIEQVVDDVMTSAFRSAGQRCSALRLLCLQEEIAPACLETLIGAARELRVGDPREIGTHVGPAIDAEAKGKLDAYLSRQRAAGRLLYAGVAPSTGTFVAPHIVRLDRVEDLQEEIFGPVLHVATWRSERLPQLLTDIEASGYGLTLGMHTRIEQRIRALSRKASAGNIYVNRNMIGAVVGSQPFGGFGLSGTGPKAGGPDYLLRFLHETTLTINTASSGGDAGLLSLGDSDELDRDKLAQTRPLKSHL from the coding sequence ATGAATCGAATAGACGATCGGCCGGCGCCCTTTGCGGCGCCTTACGCGTCCCCCGACGAGAGCTTCGCTGAAGCCTTTCTCGGTTCGCGCCCCGATGCCGCGACGCAACGGCTTGTCGAGGAAACTGCGCTGAAACTCGTGCGCGGCATTCGCGCACAACGTGATCCGCTCGGCGGCGTCGAAGACTTCCTCCACGAATTTTCCCTCTCATCGAGAGAGGGTCTCGCTGTAATGGCGCTCGCCGAGGCGCTGTTGCGCGTCCCCGATGACGCCACGGCCGACCAACTCCTCGCCGACAAGCTCGCCGAAGGCGATTTCTCCCATCACGAGACATCGAGCGACGCGCTGCTCGTTCAAGCCTGCGCCTTCGCGCTGGGACTTTCGGCGCGCATCGTCGACGTCAGGGAGCCGCGCGGGGTCGTCGCCGACCTCGCCCGGCGTCTCGGCCTGCCGGCGCTGCGCGCCGCCGCGCGCCAGGCGATGCGGCTGATGGGCGCGCATTTCGTCTTTGGCGAAACCATCGAAGCGGCGATCAGACGGGAGCAGGGACGGCGCGAACGCTTCTCTTACGACATGCTTGGCGAGGGCGCGCGGACGGCGGAGGACGCCGAGCGCTATTTTACGGCCTACGCCCACGCCATTCGCGCCATCGGCGACTCGGCCGGGACCTCCCGCCTTCCGACGCGCCCCGGAATTTCGATCAAACTTTCGGCCCTGCATCCGCGCTATGAGGCGATTTCGCGCGAACGCGTCTTGCGGGAATTGCCGCCGCGTTTGCTTGACCTCGCGCGCCTCGCCAAAGAGCGCGATCTCGTTTTCACCATCGATGCGGAGGAGGGGGACCGTCTCGAACTTTCGCTGGACGTAATCGCGCGCGTCGTCGACGACCCGTCTCTTTCCGGATGGGACGGATTCGGACTCGCGGTGCAGGCCTATCTGAAGCGCGCGATGGCCGCGATCGACTATGTCGCCTCGCTCGCGGAAGCGAACCATCGGCGCTTCATGGTGCGTCTCGTCAAGGGCGCCTATTGGGACAGCGAAATCAAACGCGCCCAGGAGCGCGGTCTCGCCGACTATCCCGTGTTCACCCGCAAGACGATGACCGATCTTAATTTCGACGCCTGCGCGGCGCGGCTCTTCGATCAACCGCGTCTCTTCCCGCAAATCGCCACGCATAACGCGCGCAGCGTCGCCGCAGTTTTGACGATGGCGGCCGGGCGGCGCGACTTCGAGTTTCAGCGCCTGCACGGCATGGGCGAGTCGCTCTATGAATCACTGGCGGAAATGAGCGACGCCGCGGTTCGAATCTATGCGCCGGTCGGTCCGCACCGCGATCTTCTCGCCTATCTCGTGCGGCGCTTGATCGAGAACGGCGCCAACTCCTCTTTCGTCGCACGCGCCGCCGATCCCGAGACGCCGGAGAGCGCGCTTGTCGCGGATCCCTATGAAGCGCTTGGCGCGCCCAATCGCGCGCGCCACCCGCGTCTCCCGTCGCCAAGCGAGATTTACCTGCCGCTACGCGCCAATTCGAAAGGCGTGGAGTTTGGCGATCGGACGGCGCTTGCGGCGCTGGTTGAGGAGACGCGCGCGCCGGTTCCGCCGCCTTGCTCGCGCCCGAGCGTCGCGATGCGCGCGCCGGCGCGCCCGGTCCTGTCGCCGATCGACGGCGCCGTCGTCGGCGAAGTGATCGAGGCCGATGAAGCCGCGGCGCATGCTGCGGTCGCGACGGCCGCGCGCGCTTTCCCAGAATGGTCCAGGACTCCATTCGAAGCGCGGGCGCGGATGATCGAACGCGCGGCCGATCTCATCGAGGCGCGGCGCGGGCCGTTGATCTCCTTGTTGCAAAGCGAAGGCGGCAAGACTCTCGACGATGCGCTCGCGGAAGTGCGCGAGGCGGCCGATCTTTGCCGCTATTACGCGGGTCAGGCGCGAATTCTCTGCGCCGACATGCCGCTGCCGGGCCCCACGGGCGAAACCAATTTCCTGCGTCGCCACGGACGCGGCGTCTTCGTCTGCATCTCGCCGTGGAATTTTCCGCTGGCGATTTTCATCGGCCAGGTCGCTGCGGCGCTCGTCGCCGGAAATGCGGTCGTCGCCAAGCCCGCCGAGCAGACGCCGCTCGTCGCCGCCATGGCGGTCGAAGTTTTACGCGAGGCCGGCGTTCCCAAAGATGCGCTGCAGTTCGCCCCGGGCGACGGCGCCATCGGCGCCGCGCTTGTCGCCGATCCGCTGACCGCCGGCGTCGTTTTCACCGGCTCCGTCGACGTCGCCCATCGGATCAATCGCACGCTCGCGGAGCGGGACGGCGCGATCGCGCCGCTCATCGCCGAAACGGGCGGCATCAATGCGATGATCGTCGATTCGACGGCGCTGATCGAACAGGTCGTCGACGACGTCATGACGTCAGCCTTCCGATCGGCGGGACAGCGCTGCTCAGCCTTGCGGCTGTTGTGCCTGCAAGAGGAGATCGCGCCCGCCTGTCTCGAGACGCTGATCGGCGCTGCGCGCGAATTGCGCGTCGGCGATCCGCGCGAGATCGGGACTCATGTCGGACCGGCGATTGACGCAGAGGCGAAGGGCAAGCTCGACGCCTATCTTTCACGTCAGCGCGCAGCCGGGCGACTTCTTTACGCCGGCGTCGCGCCATCGACGGGAACTTTCGTCGCCCCGCATATCGTCAGACTCGATCGCGTCGAGGATTTGCAGGAAGAGATTTTTGGGCCCGTCCTGCATGTGGCGACATGGCGGTCCGAGCGTCTGCCGCAACTGCTCACGGACATCGAAGCCAGCGGATATGGCCTCACGCTCGGGATGCATACGCGCATCGAACAGCGCATTCGCGCATTGTCGCGCAAAGCGTCCGCCGGCAATATTTACGTCAACCGCAATATGATCGGCGCGGTCGTCGGCAGTCAGCCTTTCGGCGGATTTGGCTTGAGCGGCACCGGCCCAAAGGCGGGCGGGCCGGATTATCTCCTGCGCTTTCTTCATGAGACGACGCTGACGATCAACACCGCGTCTTCGGGCGGCGACGCAGGACTCTTGTCGCTCGGAGACTCTGACGAGCTTGATCGCGACAAATTGGCGCAAACGCGCCCGTTGAAGTCACACCTCTGA